A stretch of DNA from Thalassospiraceae bacterium LMO-SO8:
ACACGGCAGGGCTGCTCTACAGCATGGCCCGCCATCTCAAGACACCGTCCGACCAGGTGACCTTCGCCACCCGTGCCGCGGTGACGCTGTACCGGGCCGGCGACCGGGATGCCGCCGACGCGGCCTTGCATCTGGCGCGCGCCACCGTCACCGACAAGGTGCCGCCGCACCAGAAGGTCGCGGCCTGGCGCCAGGTCGCTGGCGCGCTCGCCGATCTCGACCGGCTGGACGACGCCCTTGTCGTGGTCGACGCTGTGGATCAACCCTCCGACAAGGAAACAGTGATGATCGCCGCGGCGCAATCGGCGATCCGCGCGGCGCGGCTCGACAAGGCCATGGATCTGGCACACGGCATCGACGCCGAACGCTACCGCGTGCTGGTCCTGGGCGAGATCGCGGTGGCCATGGCGCGGGCGGGCGACCGCCCCGGCGCCGACGCCGTGATCGACGAGGCCTTCGCCGACGCCGAGGCGATCGGCCTGCCGTTCGCCCGCTCCTATGCCGTCAGCCGCCTGGTGCTGGCCCTCAGCGACATGGCGCGGATCAAGGACCAGCCGCCCGGCGTGCTGGCCGAGCGCTTCGTCCGCGCCCGCGACGCCGCAGAGGGCATCAACGATCCGCGCCTGCGCGGCCAGGCTCTGTTCGAAATTTCCGCCCAACAACGGCGCGCCGGCATGGCGCCCGAGGACGCCCAAACCAGCGAAGCCCGCGCCATCGCCGCCGCCGGCACCATCCCCAGCGTCATCAGCCGCGTCTGGATCCACGGCGACGTCGCCACCCTGCACGCGCGGGCCGGTGAAGGCGATCTGGCCTGGGCCGCCTTCCACCGCGCCATGGCCGAGGCCCGCAGGATCGACAATGCCTGGGCCCGCGCCCGCGCCATGGCCAAGATGGCGCAGACGCTGATCGATCTGGTGACGCCGAAAACCGCCGCCACGGCCGATGAAATGTCCAAGGACTCGCCCTGATCCCGGCACCCCGCCCTGCCCGGGCGGGCGGGCTTGCCGCCTGGACGCCGGTCCATTAGATTCCCCCACGCCCCGGCCACCTGTCGGCACGCGACCAAGCAATCAGACGGAGCCCCCGATGTCCGAGCCACAATGCGCCCCTGTCCGTTCCCGCGCCGCCCGCGGCATAAGCGGCAGGTCCTAGCCCGTGGCGTTCCCCCGTCCCCCCATCGGCGCCGTCGCGGCCCTGCTGAGCATCCTCGCCCTGGGCGGTTGCAGCAGCCTGAGTGACAGCGTGATGAACACCGTTGCCGGCAAGGTTCAGCTTGCCTGCCCGCCCCAGAATATCGTGGCCGACGCGTCGCGGCGCCTGACCTACCAACCGGGGCCGGGCCGCGACCTGATCGACATCGATAACGAGATCATCGTCAACAGGGTCTCCCTGGTCTGCGATTCGAGCGTTGACCGCAGCACCCACGCGGGCACCATGAAGGTCGCCGTCACCACCTACATGGAGGCCGTGCGCGGCCCCGCCAACAAGGACCGCAAGACCGACATCGAATTCTTCGTTTCCGTTACCGACCGCGCCAACAAGGTGCTGTACCGCGAGGCCTTCACCATCAACCTGACCTTCGCCGAGAACGAAAGCCGGCGCGAGATCGCAAGCGCCCCCGTGCCCCTGATTCTGCCGATTCAGGCCGGCCAGACGGGCAAGAACTACCGCATCCTGGTCGGTCTGGTGATCACTCGCGAACAATTGGAAATGAACCGCCGGGACCGCCGCCCGCGGCTGTAGGCGCCGTTTCTCCCCCCTCTCCATGCCTGCTTCCGTCGGTTGCCCCGCGGTCGCGGTTGACCTTGGCCCATCCGTCGATAGAATGGGGGCACAACCTCAGTTGATCGCTGTGGGAGAGTCCGGCCTGCATATGGCCGGCGCCGAAGGAGCAACCGCCCCGGAAACTCTCAGGCACCCGGACCGCAGCAGGATGAGGCTCTGGAAAGTGGGCAGGCTGGCCGATCGATATGGCCGTGCCCCACCGAAGATGTAAGTCGGCGGCAGCGATCTCGCCGATCAATCTTTCAGGTTCCGAGACAGAGGGGGCGTTCAAACGGTGGTTTTGCCGTGGGAACGCCGTTGAACCCTGCCGTCTCGTCTTTTCGGACGGCGCCTTAGGACCAAGCCCGGGGAGGCTCCATTGGCCGACGACACGAAAACCCTGAAGACCACGCCGTTGGATGCGCTTCACCGCGAATACGGCGCCAAGATGGTGCCCTTCGCGGGCTATTCCATGCCCGTACAGTACAAGGCCGGCGTGTTGCAGGAACATCTGCATACGCGCTCCCAGGCGGGCCTGTTCGACGTCTCCCACATGGGTCAGGCGCGGCTGCTGGGATCAAAAGCGGCGGAAGCCATGGAAACCCTGGTGCCGGGCGATATCGCCGGGCTGGGGGCGGGCAACATGCGCTATACCCTATTGACCAACGACGCGGGCGGCATCCTCGACGACCTGATGGTCACCCATTGCGGCGATTCGCTCTATATCGTGGTCAACGCCGCCTGCAAGGACGCCGATTTCGCCCACATCCAGGCCAAGCTACCGGACGCCAAGCTCGAAATCATCGAGGACCATGCGCTGCTCGCCCTACAGGGGCCCAAGGCGGCCGAGGTCCTGGCCCGATATGCGCCGGCCGTGCGCCACATGGTGTTCCTGACGGGACAGGCCGTCCGCATCAACGACGTGCCCTGCTTCATCACCCGGTCGGGCTATACCGGCGAGGACGGATACGAAATATCGATCCCCAACAAGGATGCCGATGCCTTCGCCCGTCTGCTGCTGTCGGAACATGAGGTCATGCCGATCGGCCTGGGGGCGCGGGATTCGCTGCGGCTTGAGGCCGGGCTTTGCCTGTATGGCAACGACATCGACGAAACCACCACGCCCATCGAGGCCGCCCTCAACTGGACCATCGGCAAACGCCGGCGGGCCGAAGGCGGCTTTCCCGGGGCCGACGTGATCCTGGGCCAGATCAAGGACGGCACGGCGCGCAAGCGCGTCGGCCTGGTGCCGGAGGGCCGGGCCCCGGCCCGCGCCGGCACGGAAATTCAGGACCTGAACGGCGCCGCCGCCGGAACCGTGACCTCGGGCGGGTTCGGCCCCACCGTCGATGGCCCCATCGCCATGGGATACCTGCGCACGGAACTGGCGGTGCCGGGCACCCGGGTCAACCTGATGGTGCGCGGCAAGGCGCAACCGGCGGAGGTCGTCAAACCGCCCTTCGTCAAACAGAACTACGTCAAGGACTGACCCACCAACAACACAGCAACCAACCATCGAACACTCTAGGCAGGGAGACCGGCATGACCGTGAAGTACACCAAGGACCACGAATGGGTCCGTCTGGACGGCGACGTCGCCACCATCGGCATCACCAATTACGCCCAGGAACAACTGGGCGACGTCGTGTTCGTCGAGGTGCCCGAGGCCGGTGCGCGGTTCGACGCCGGGGCCGAGGCCGCCGTGGTCGAATCCGTCAAGGCGGCGAGCGAGGTCTACGCCCCCCTGACCGGCGAGATCGTCGAGGGCAACCAGGCCCTGGCCGACGACCCGTCGCTCGTCAATTCCGATCCGGAAGGCGCCGGATGGTTCTTTAAGATGAAGCCGGACGACCTGTCGCAGATCGACGACATGCTGGACGACGCGGCCTACCGCGCCCTGCTGGTCGATCTGGACTGACCCCCGAACCAAGGTAAGGAACCGTACACATGGCCGCATCGCAATCGGGCGACCGCTTCGCCGACCGTCACATCGGGCCCCGCCCGGGCGAGATCGACGACATGCTCAAGACCCTGGGGCTCGCCACCCTGGACGACCTGACCGCGAAAACGGTGCCGCCGTCGATCCTGAAGCCCGGCGGCTATGCGGCGGCCCCCATGTCCGAGGCCCAGGCGTTGGCCCGCCTGCGCGCCATGGCCGACAAGAACGTGATCGCCAAGACCATGATCGGCATGGGCTATTCCGGCTGCATCACGCCGCCGGTGATCCTGCGCAACGTTCTGGAAAATCCGGGCTGGTACACGGCCTATACCCCTTATCAGGCGGAAATCAGCCAGGGCCGCATGGAAGCCCTGATGAACTATCAGCAGACCATTATCGACCTGACGGGGATGGAGTTGGCCAACGCCTCGCTATTGGACGAAGGCACGGCGGCGGCCGAGGCCATGACCCTGATGCGCCGGGTCGGCAAGGCCAAGGGTGAGACCCTGTTCGTCGACGCCGGCTGCCATCCGCAGACCATCGCGGTGATCGAAACGCGGGCCGCGCCGCTCGGCATTCCCGTCACGGT
This window harbors:
- the gcvH gene encoding glycine cleavage system protein GcvH, whose protein sequence is MTVKYTKDHEWVRLDGDVATIGITNYAQEQLGDVVFVEVPEAGARFDAGAEAAVVESVKAASEVYAPLTGEIVEGNQALADDPSLVNSDPEGAGWFFKMKPDDLSQIDDMLDDAAYRALLVDLD
- the gcvT gene encoding glycine cleavage system aminomethyltransferase GcvT, with protein sequence MADDTKTLKTTPLDALHREYGAKMVPFAGYSMPVQYKAGVLQEHLHTRSQAGLFDVSHMGQARLLGSKAAEAMETLVPGDIAGLGAGNMRYTLLTNDAGGILDDLMVTHCGDSLYIVVNAACKDADFAHIQAKLPDAKLEIIEDHALLALQGPKAAEVLARYAPAVRHMVFLTGQAVRINDVPCFITRSGYTGEDGYEISIPNKDADAFARLLLSEHEVMPIGLGARDSLRLEAGLCLYGNDIDETTTPIEAALNWTIGKRRRAEGGFPGADVILGQIKDGTARKRVGLVPEGRAPARAGTEIQDLNGAAAGTVTSGGFGPTVDGPIAMGYLRTELAVPGTRVNLMVRGKAQPAEVVKPPFVKQNYVKD
- a CDS encoding peptidoglycan-binding domain-containing protein → MVLAAAAWPAQAAREAPDRPALGGETESPDIAAVRQVQTALATLGLYAGFIDGKLNQNLTAAIRLYQQQAGLKVTGRITDALRDHLERSLRVSRLLRDLDNTRRKAMDDARKALMAHPATRDLIEDGAVPPADAARDPTPCFDKPTVRCLLAEAFESAKAVTKRDLRDWALGEILAAQARAGLMTQAMETTRRIQDPRLIMVALRDIAQAQARAGREEEALAAAEIIPESRTQIEALAVIADTQARHGYFKAAQDTAGLLYSMARHLKTPSDQVTFATRAAVTLYRAGDRDAADAALHLARATVTDKVPPHQKVAAWRQVAGALADLDRLDDALVVVDAVDQPSDKETVMIAAAQSAIRAARLDKAMDLAHGIDAERYRVLVLGEIAVAMARAGDRPGADAVIDEAFADAEAIGLPFARSYAVSRLVLALSDMARIKDQPPGVLAERFVRARDAAEGINDPRLRGQALFEISAQQRRAGMAPEDAQTSEARAIAAAGTIPSVISRVWIHGDVATLHARAGEGDLAWAAFHRAMAEARRIDNAWARARAMAKMAQTLIDLVTPKTAATADEMSKDSP